Proteins from one Gallus gallus isolate bGalGal1 chromosome 17, bGalGal1.mat.broiler.GRCg7b, whole genome shotgun sequence genomic window:
- the ADAMTSL2 gene encoding ADAMTS-like protein 2 isoform X6 yields MEHPANTLISEGFACLENPIGCDGILFSTHTLDKCGVCQGDGSSCTHVTGSYRKGNAHLGYSLVTHIPAGARDIQIVERKKSADVLAVADEAGYYFFNGNYKVDSPKNFNIAGTVFKYRRPMDVYETGIEYIVAQGPTNQGLNIMVWNQNGKNPSITFEYTLLRKPHSNLQPIYYTFSESDSEESREFDGDVPLGFIQHNATYFGKISRERIDLENQVFGRQDTEEDLNLSKGQETNEVYERAETIDCEPKLKGKQPKGSGFWWVGDAMDPNVTRSTYQTDPDDRDFDPTFTSREFLSENAITDKLLDKTSDSKELVLNMTMNSIFAQGDPINSVGSHIDSLYVDYEDSDGIVTYTINGTYMELSNSKAVNSSAETPFSNATVTMTSSQGNRTHKARNRLKLLRKGQGVSAADMYRWKLSSHEPCSSTCTTGVMSTYAMCVRYDGIEVDDTYCDAMTRPEPVHEFCAGRECQPRWETSSWSECSRTCGEGYQFRIVRCWKMISPGFDSSVYSDLCESADITRPDERKVCKNPACGPQWEMSEWSECSARCGERSVVTRDIRCSEEEKLCDASARPLAEKNCTGPPCDRQWTVSDWGPCSGGCGQGRMIRHVYCKTSDGRVVPESQCNLETKPLAIHPCGDKNCPSHWLAQDWERCNTTCGRGVKKRIVLCLEIVNGKIKTHSPTDCDVAKKPVEETTCFERPCFKWYTTPWSECTKTCGIGVRMRDVKCYQGKDIVRGCDPLVKPVGKQTCDLQPCPTEPPDDSCQDQAGTNCALAIKVNLCSHWYYSKACCRSCRTPHS; encoded by the exons GCTATTCCCTGGTAACGCACATTCCTGCTGGAGCAAGGGATATCCAGATAGTGGAACGGAAAAAATCTGCAGATGTTCTGG CTGTGGCTGATGAAGCTGGGTACTATTTCTTCAACGGGAATTACAAAGTTGACAGCCCAAAGAACTTCAACATTGCAGGCACGGTGTTCAAGTACCGCCGGCCCATGGACGTCTATGAGACTGGCATAGAGTATATTGTTGCACAAGGACCAACAAACCAAGGATTGAACATAATG GTCTGGAATCAAAATGGCAAAAATCCATCCATCACGTTTGAATACACTCTCTTGAGGAAGCCACACTCAAATCTCCAGCCCATCTACTACACCTTTTCTGAGTCAGATAGCGAAGAAAGCAGGGAGTTTGATGGAGACGTGCCATTGGGTTTTATCCAACACAACGCAACCTATTTTGGGAAGATCTCCAGGGAAAGGATAGACTTGGAGAACCAGGTGTTTGGAAGACAGGACACGGAGGAAGATTTAAACTTGAGCAAAGGTCAGGAAACCAATGAGGTCTATGAAAGAGCAGAAACAATTGACTGTGAGCCAAAACTGAAGGGCAAACAACCCAAAG GTTCTGGTTTCTGGTGGGTGGGGGATGCCATGG ATCCAAACGTAACCAGGTCTACTTACCAGACAGACCCTGATGACAGAGACTTCGACCCCACGTTCACCTCCAGGGAATTCCTTTCGGAGAATGCCATCACGGACAAGCTGTTGGACAAGACCTCTGACTCGAAGGAGTTGGTGCTCAACATGACCATGAACAGCATCTTTGCCCAGGGAGACCCAATCAACTCTGTGGGGTCCCACATCGACAGCCTCTACGTTGACTACGAGGACAGTGATGGCATTGTGACCTATACTATCAATGGCACCTACATGGAGCTGAGCAACAGCAAAGCCGTCAATTCATCTGCAGAGACACCGTTTTCAAATGCCACTGTCACCATGACCAGCTCTCAAGGGAACAGAACCCACAAAGCAAG AAACAGATTGAAGTTGTTAAGAAAGGGCCAAGGTGTGAGTGCTGCTGACATGTACAGGTGGAAGCTTTCCTCCCATGAACCCTGCAGCTCTACATGCACCACAG GAGTGATGTCCACGTATGCTATGTGCGTCCGCTATGATGGGATCGAAGTGGACGATACGTACTGTGATGCCATGACCCGTCCTGAGCCCGTCCATGAGTTCTGTGCTGGGAGAGAGTGCCAGCCAAG GTGGGAGACGAGCAGCTGGAGCGAGTGCTCCCGTACCTGCGGCGAGGGCTACCAGTTCCGCATCGTGCGCTGCTGGAAGATGATCTCTCCAGGCTTTGACAGCTCCGTCTACAGCGACCTCTGTGAGTCAGCTGACATCACCCGGCCCGATGAACGCAAAGTGTGCAAGAACCCGGCCTGTGGGCCACAGTGGGAGATGTCTGAGTGGTCAGAG TGCTCTGCGCGGTGCGGTGAGCGCAGCGTGGTGACACGGGACATCCGCTGCTCGGAGGAGGAGAAGCTGTGTGATGCCAGCGCCCGGCCCCTGGCTGAGAAGAACTGCACCGGGCCTCCCTGTGACCGCCAGTGGACCGTGTCTGACTGGGGACCG TGCAGCGGTGGCTGCGGGCAGGGCAGGATGATCCGGCATGTGTACTGCAAAACCAGCGATGGGCGCGTGGTGCCGGAGTCACAGTGCAACCTGGAGACAAAGCCATTGGCCATCCATCCCTGCGGGGACAAGAACTGCCCATCACACTGGTTGGCACAGGACTGGGAGCGG TGCAACACCACGTGCGGCCGGGGTGTGAAGAAGAGGATCGTGCTCTGCCTGGAGATTGTCAATGGCAAGATCaagacccacagccccactgacTGTGACGTGGCCAAGAAGCCTGTGGAGGAGACGACGTGCTTCGAACGGCCGTGCTTCAAGTGGTACACCACCCCCTGGTCAGAG TGCACCAAAACCTGCGGCATCGGTGTGAGGATGCGGGATGTCAAGTGCTACCAGGGGAAGGACATCGTCCGCGGCTGCGACCCTCTGGTGAAGCCAGTGGGCAAGCAGACCTGTGacctgcagccctgccccaccGAGCCCCCAG ACGACAGCTGCCAAGACCAGGCAGGAACCAACTGTGCTTTGGCCATCAAAGTGAACCTGTGCAGCCACTGGTACTACAGCAAAGCCTGCTGCCGCTCCTGCCGCACACCCCACTCCTAG
- the FAM163B gene encoding protein FAM163B: MTAGTVVITGGILATVILLCIIAVLCYCRLQYYCCKKDESEEDEEEPDFAVHSHIPPLHCNRNVVLTNGPSLYSSSPFSKKATPSRSGCPGCGQYEPPTFFLQEPPEELHNGGDRVSFQTVSQEELDLPVSVGNLQALNPNRLSAMREAFSRSRSISTDV; this comes from the exons ATGACAGCCGGGACTGTGGTCATCACAGGTGGAATATTAGCAACTGTCATTTTACTTTGTATCATCGCTGTCCTCTGCTACTGTAGGCTCCAG tactactgctgcaagaaggaTGAATCcgaggaggatgaggaggagccCGACTTCGCCGTGCACTCCCACATCCCTCCGCTCCACTGCAACCGCAACGTAGTGCTGACCAATGGGCCGTCCCTCTACAGCTCCTCTCCCTTCAGCAAGAAGGCGACGCCGAGCCGGAGCGGCTGCCCGGGCTGCGGGCAGTATGAGCCCCCCACTTTCTTCCTGCAGGAGCCCCCTGAGGAGCTGCACAACGGGGGGGACCGAGTCAGCTTCCAGAccgtcagccaggaggagctcGACCTGCCGGTGAGTGTGGGCAACCTGCAGGCGCTCAACCCCAACCGGCTCTCAGCCATGCGCGAAGCCTTCTCCCGCAGCCGCAGCATCAGCACCGACGTGTGA